Proteins encoded within one genomic window of Perognathus longimembris pacificus isolate PPM17 chromosome 28, ASM2315922v1, whole genome shotgun sequence:
- the Fate1 gene encoding fetal and adult testis-expressed transcript protein, protein MAGNPATIKEELEMSLAEDSVPENQPQSQENMAITEMIERGPWSPGVSQRRQKLESKAAPSGAHWTTSTSRVKKTGHHSQLPRMQRDQGHGEAHENPGHAPSMRYSYDRREGLEANTVTLQEAPCIISLLLALHWASSKLTVFPAGSPATSLVAEIGLEELTGLEMEVMRRQMQVITARLRVLEDHDATWRYKETLLFTLLVSACIVNLWLWIRQ, encoded by the exons ATGGCAGGTAACCCTGCCACCATCAAGGAGGAGTTAGAAATGTCCCTGGCTGAGGACTCGGTGCCGGAAAACCAGCCACAAAGCCAAGAGAACATGGCGATCACAG AAATGATAGAGCGTGGACCCTGGTCTCCAGGTGTTTCTCAAAGGAGACAGAAGTTGGAATCAAAAGCTGCTCCTTCTGGTGCACACTGGACTACGTCTACCTCCCGTGTCAAGAAAACG GGACATCACTCACAGCTGCCCAGGATGCAAAGAGACCAAGGCCATGGGGAAGCCCATGAGAATCCTGGCCATGCCCCAAGCATGAGATACAGCTATGATCG AAGGGAAGGATTGGAGGCCAATACAGTCACTCTGCAAGAAGCTCCCTGCATTATCTCCTTGCTACTGGCCTTACATTGGGCCAGCAGCAAACTGACTGTTTTTCCCGCCGGCAGCCCTGCAACAAGTTTGGTGGCAGAGATAGGCCTGGAGGAGCTCACTGGACTGGAGATGGAAGTCATGAGACGACAG ATGCAGGTGATCACTGCGCGCCTGCGTGTTCTGGAGGACCATGATGCCACCTGGCGCTACAAGGAGACTTTGCTCTTCACCCTGCTGGTGTCTGCCTGCATTGTCAACCTGTGGCTGTGGATTCGCCAGTAA
- the Prrg3 gene encoding transmembrane gamma-carboxyglutamic acid protein 3, with product MEEICSYEEVKEVFENKEKTMEFWKGYPNAVYSVRDPSQSSDAMYVVVPLLGVVLLIVIALFIIWRCQLQKATRHHPSYAQNRYLASRAGHSLPRVMVYRGTVHSQGESSAHREVGSNPQVVLGSSRGSRATVRLESTLYLPELSLSRLSSASPPPSYEEVTAPQEGNIEEASVSYTDPPPKYEEIVAASPGTDK from the exons ATGGAAGAGATCTGCAGCTACGAGGAGGTCAAGGAGGTGTTTGAGAACAAAGAGAAAACG ATGGAGTTTTGGAAGGGGTACCCAAATGCAGTCTACTCGGTCCGGGATCCATCGCAGAGCTCAGATGCAATGTACGTGGTGGTGCCCCTTCTGGGGGTAGTCCTCCTGATTGTCATCGCCTTGTTCATCATCTGGAGATGCCAGCTGCAGAAAGCCACCCGCCATCACCCTTCCTATGCTCAGAACCGGTACCTAGCCAGTCGCGCCGGGCACAGCCTCCCCCGGGTCATGGTGTATAGGGGCACTGTGCATAGCCAGGGGGAGTCCTCTGCGCATCGTGAGGTGGGGAGTAACCCACAGGTAGTGCTGGGCAGCAGCCGGGGAAGCAGAGCCACGGTCCGGCTGGAGAGTACCCTCTACCtccctgagctctctctctccagaCTGTCCAGTGCCAGTCCTCCCCCCTCTTATGAAGAGGTGACTGCTCCCCAGGAGGGCAACATTGAGGAGGCCAGTGTCTCGTACACTGACCCGCCCCCAAAGTATGAAGAGATAGTGGCCGCCAGCCCTGGCACAGACAAGTAG